From a single Miscanthus floridulus cultivar M001 chromosome 8, ASM1932011v1, whole genome shotgun sequence genomic region:
- the LOC136473681 gene encoding uncharacterized protein — translation MFMGHASKRYSLATDQKSITTAPWLLTMEVIKERFYKRKAQDIDSTNNNRNSCLDDLNWEEEIKYDPGLRKQIDAYHPNHREKARRKYLENGPCQPRTCNFPVSDIGDKPRRFIPEWFDEFGSWLEYSESKDRAYCFCCFLFREKKDAGYESFVVNGWNGYHRKGRLKSHVGDVGGLHYNAMKKCDDLLQRKQHIDVAYNQISEAAKKAYFIRLNGSIDTARLLLKQGLPFRGHDESIESHNKGNFKEFYDCLAQHDTELRRAVSTNAAANSSLLAPEIQRDIVECFTNEIVHSILEELGNGVFCLLVDESRDVSCKEQMAMVLRYVDKCGVVKERFVGLVHVTETTSSHLKSSIDSLLAKFKLSLKQVRGQGYDGASNMRGEFNGLQSLIMRESKTTYYVHCFAHQLQLVIVAVVRKHKGVSNFLNMISILLNVVGGSAKRRDMIRDINHEQVKKALGCGQLETGTGLNQEQCLQRPGDTRWSSHYKTLKSLVNMFCTIVEVLKVVEKDDRDWKNRDQASNLLVYFKSFDFAFYLHLMLTTLTVTNTLSLVLQRKDQDIVNAIGCVKATRLHLGDLRRDGCEKLLDEVNEFCDLHEIDRLEMEDRYTDPRQPRKKSGITNKHHYEVDCFNDVIDCLVQELDSRFSETSSQLLVCSAAFNPRDSFQAFNVEDLMSLAKLYPDDFSTDDLRDLSHYLCLYIADVREDARFSNINTIGELSQKIVETGKHRCYPLVYRLLKLVLVLPVATATVERCFSGMKFVKTTLSNRMGDQHLSHRLICYLEKEEMKKVTNEAVVRRFMTMEGKGRKYDL, via the exons ATGTTCATGGGGCATGCAAGCAAGAGATATTCTCTGGCTACAGATCAGAAATCAATCACCACTGCGCCATGGCTACTAACAATGGAG GTAATCAAGGAGAGGTTTTATAAACGGAAAGCTCAAGACATAGACAGTACCAACAATAACAGAAATTCATGTCTAGATGATCTCAATTGGGAAGAGGAGATTAAATATGACCCAGGCTTGAGGAAACAAATTGATGCTTACCATCCTAACCATAGAGAAAAGGCCAGAAGAAAATATTTGGAGAATGGACCTTGCCAGCCTCGCACATGTAATTTTCCTGTTTCAGATATTGGAGACAAGCCGAGAAGATTTATCCCAGAATGGTTTGATGAGTTTGGAAGTTGGCTTGAATATAGTGAGTCAAAGGATAGAGCATATTGCTTTTGTTGTTTCTTATTTAGAGAAAAGAAGGATGCAGGATATGAATCATTTGTAGTTAATGGTTGGAATGGTTATCATAGGAAAGGAAGGTTAAAGTCACatgttggtgatgttggtggcttACACTATAATGCAATGAAGAAGTGCGATGATTTGTTACAAAGAAAGCAACACATAGATGTTGCTTACAATCAGATAAGTGAGGCTGCTAAGAAGGCTTATTTTATTCGGTTGAATGGATCCATTGATACTGCTAGGCTGTTGTTGAAGCAAGGATTGCCTTTTCGTGGCCATGATGAGTCAATAGAATCCCACAACAAGGGGAACTTTAAGGAGTTTTATGATTGCTTAGCACAACATGATACAGAGTTACGGAGAGCGGTGAGTACAAATGCTGCAGCTAATAGTAGTTTGCTTGCTCCTGAAATTCAGAGGGACATTGTTGAATGTTTTACAAATGAGATTGTACACTCTATCCTTGAAGAACTTGGGAATGGCGTGTtttgcttgctagttgatgagTCAAGAGATGTTTCTTGCAAAGAGCAAATGGCTATGGTCTTGAGGTATGTTGATAAATGTGGGGTCGTGAAAGAGAGGTTTGTTGGCCTTGTGCATGTGACTGAAACAACTTCTTCCCACTTGAAGTCATCTATTGATTCTCTACTTGCAAAGTTCAAACTAAGCTTGAAGCAAGTTCGAGGCCAAGGATACGATGGTGCTAGCAATATGCGAGGTGAGTTCAATGGCTTGCAATCATTGATCATGAGAGAAAGTAAAACAACTTATTATGTGCATTGCTTTGCTCACCAACTTCAGTTAGTCATTGTGGCAGTTGTGAGAAAACATAAGGGTGTAAGCAATTTCTTAAACATGATTTCTATCTTATTAAATGTGGTCGGTGGGTCAGCTAAGAGAAGGGATATGATTAGAGATATTAATCATGAACAAGTCAAGAAGGCACTAGGTTGTGGGCAACTTGAGACCGGGACAGGGTTAAATCAAGAGCAATGCCTTCAAAGACCTGGAGATACTCGTTGGAGTTCTCATTATAAAACTCTGAAGAGTTTAGTCAACATGTTTTGTACAATAGTTGAAGTGCTAAAAGTTGTTGAAAAGGATGACAGAGATTGGAAAAATAGAGATCAAGCATCAAATCTTCTGGTATACTTCAAATCTTTTGACTTTGCCTTTTATTTGCATCTCATGTTGACTACCTTAACTGTCACAAATACCTTATCATTAGTATTGCAACGCAAGGATCAAGACATTGTAAATGCCATTGGGTGTGTGAAAGCAACTAGACTCCATTTGGGTGATCTTAGAAGAGATGGGTGTGAGAAATTATTAGATGAAGTGAATGAGTTTTGTGACTTGCATGAAATTGATAGACTGGAAATGGAAGATAGATATACTGATCCTCGACAACCTAGGAAAAAATCAGGAATTACAAACAAGCATCACTATGAAGTGGATTGCTTTAATGATGTTATTGATTGTCTAGTTCAAGAGCTTGATAGCCGCTTTAGTGAGACAAGCTCTCAATTGCTTGTTTGCTCGGCCGCTTTCAACCCAAGGGATTCATTTCAGGCTTTCAATGTGGAGGATTTGATGAGCTTAGCAAAACTATATCCTGATGATTTTAGTACTGATGATTTGAGAGACCTTAGCCACTATCTTTGCCTTTACATTGCCGATGTGCGAGAAGATGCTAGATTCTCCAACATAAACACTATTGGTGAGCTCTCTCAAAAAATAGTTGAGACAGGGAAACATCGTTGTTATCCATTGGTCTATCGACTCTTGAAGCTTGTACTAGTATTGCCTGTCGCTACTGCAACAGTTGAGAGATGCTTTTCAGGAATGAAGTTTGTCAAAACAACTTTGTCTAATCGCATGGGTGATCAACACTTGAGTCATAGACTTATTTGCTatctagagaaagaagaaatgaaGAAAGTGACCAATGAGGCCGTGGTTCGACGTTTCATGACAATGGAAGGAAAAGGGCGTAAATATGATCTCTGA